TTATTAGGTTCTATACCTAATGCATTATGGATAGGTAAAATATTTAAAAATATTGATGTTAGGGAATATGGAAGTGGTAATGTTGGTTCAACTAATGCAGCAAGAGTTTTAGGTTGGAAATTGGGGCTATTTACATTATTATTAGATGTCTTAAAGGGTTCGATTTTTGTAATTGTTGCAAAAAAATTAAATTTAGATGACATTTATTTAGTGTTGATAGGTATGGCAGCAATTTTAGGGCATAGTTATAGTATATATCTTGGATTTAAAGGTGGAAAGGCTGTGGCTACTTCATTAGGTGTTTTCATTATTTTAGTACCTAAGGTTATTTTATTACTATTAATAGTGTTTATTGTTATAGTTTTTATTACACAATATGTTTCTTTATCTTCTATAACTTGTGCTTTTTTGCTTCCAATTTTAGTATATATGTTGTATAATAATGTAGTGTATACTATTTTTGGTTTATTTATTGCTATGATAATTATAATAAGACATAAGTCAAATATTATTAATTTAATAAATAAAAAAGAAGCAAAATTCTTTGATAAAGCTAATAAAAAGTGAGGATTCAAATGAATATATTAACAATTGGTGGAGGAAGCTGGGGAACAGCTTTAACCTATTTATTAGATAATAAGGGGCATAAATGTTTTTTATGGGAATATAATGAAGATTATAGGAAACAAATAAGGGAAAAAAGAGAAAATGAAAACTTTTTAAAAGGATTTAAATTAAGTGAGAGTATTGAAATAATAGATGACTTTAATCTAGTTTTAGAAAATGAAGATATAGATATTATTTTACTTGCAACTCCTACACAATTTTTAAGAGATACATTAAATAAATTAAAAGATGGCATGAAAAAGAAATATATTTTAGTAAATGTTGCAAAAGGTATTGAGATTTCAACTGGATTGACAATTTCTAAAATTTGTGAAGAAATACTTAAAGATAAAGAATATGAATATGTATTACTTGCAGGTCCAACACATGCAGAAGAAGTTGTTAATAATATGCCTTCAGTAATACTTTCGGTATCTAAAAATACTCAATCAGCCAAGATAGTACAAGAAACTTTTAACAATAAATCACTTAGAGTTTATACAGGTAATGATGTTATAGGTTCAGAATTAGGTGGAGCAATTAAAAATTGCCTAGCTATATGTGCAGGTATTTGTGATGGTTTAGGATATGGCGATAATACTAAAGCTGCATTATTAACACGTGGAATGAATGAAATAATATTAATTGGTTCTACACTTGGAGCTAATCCTTTAACTTTCATGGGACTTACAGGTTTAGGAGATATGATAGTTACTTGTACAAGTAAACATAGTAGGAATAGGTATTTAGGAGAACAAATAGGTAAAGGTAGAAAATTAGAAGATATAGTTAGTGAAATGAAAATGGTATCTGAAGGAGCATCAACAATTAAAGCTCTTTATCAAATTATTAAAAAAAATGAAATAAGAACTCCGATTTTTACAGCCTTATATGAATTATTATATGAGAATAAAGATGTAAGTACACTTACTCAAACATTTATGGAAAGAGAATTAAGATCGGAATTTTAATGAGGTGGAGATGAAAAACGATAAAACAAATAGTTCTGATAATAATATAAACCTTATCTCTTTATATATTTCAGATTTACAAAATCATGAATTATTAACATCAGAAGAAGAGGTTGAATTATTTAAAAGAGTTAGAGAAGAAAATGATGAACAAGCCAAACATTTATTAATCTTATCAAATTTAAGGTTAGTTGTATCTGAAGCTAAAAAACTTTTGGGTAATGGTATGCCTTTGATTGATTTAATTAGTGAAGGAAATTTAGGATTAATAAAATCTATAGATAAATTTGATTATACTAAAGGATTAAGATTTAGTACTTATGCAGTATGGTGGATTAAACAAACAATAAAGAAATCTATAGTTAATTTAGGTAGAGATATTAGAATACCTTCATATAAGTATGAACAATTATCTAAGGTAAATAAAGTTATTGAAAGTTACCAAAATGAATTTGGAGATATTCCAACTGCTGAATATATTGCTGAGGTCTTAGGTATGAAACCTTCTAAAGTTGTATTATTACAAAATGAATTTCAAGAAATAATATCATTAAATGATGCTATAGGAGATAATATTTTTTTAGAAGATGTTATAGGACAAAGTGATAATGTAGAAGATGACATTATTAGAAATGATCAATTATCTGAAATGTATAACTTATTTGATAAAACATTAAATCCAAGAGAAAAAGAAATATTAGAGTTAAGATATGGTTTGGCAAATAATAAGATACATACACTAAAAGAAATAGGTGAAAAATTAAGTATAACTAGAGAAAGAGTAAGACAAATAGAGAAAAAAGCAATAACAAAATTAAAGAAAAATTTAGAAGAATATAAATATATGTACTAAGAAGGGGAGTAGTTTATGTTAAATATTAGACTTAACAGAAAAGAATTTCTAAAAAAAATCCAAATTGTAGAAAATGCAATTGTTGATGATAAAGCTAATGGAATAAACTCGGGTATTTTTATAGAAACTCTTGATGATAAATTACTTTTAAAAGCAATGGGAGAGGGCTTATATATCAAAGCTGAAATGCCTTGTGAGATTGTAGAAAAAGGTGAATTTATAATAAAACATAAATTGATGGAAGAATTTTTAAAACAATTAGATCAAGAAATAATTGAAATAAAAGAAGTTAATGGTAAGATTTCTATAATTTCTGGTAAAAGTAGTTCAGAGTTTTCTATTTATGAATATGAGAAAAGAAATGAACCATACATTACAAATGGTTTAGAATTTTCATTTAAAAGAGAAGAATTACTTAATGATTTAGAAAGAGTTAAATTTGCAGCATATTTAAATTTAGATAGATTAGCAGTTAATTGTATTAGATTTGAAATAGATAACCTAGGGTTAAAATTTGTTGCATCTGATGCACATAGATTAATATTTTTAGATAAAAAATTTGAAGAAAAAGCTAATATTGAAACTTTAAGTATAAGCATACCTTTAAGATCTGTTAATAGTTTAAGTAAAATATTAAAAATTATGGAAGATGAAGTATTAACATTTAAATCTGAAGGAACAAGAATATTATTTAAATTTAAAGATGTTGAAATATTAACAAAATTAGTTGAAATGCAATATCCAGATTATAAATCATTATTAAATTCTGTAAGAAATAATAAAAAAGCATTATTAAATACTAGAGATCTAACAAGTATTTTAAAAAGAGTTTCTGTATTTGTTAAAGATAATAATGATAAAAAAGATATTGCTATATTTAAATTTAACGATAATCAATTAGAAGTAGTAGGAAGTAATGATTTAGCAGTTTCACAAGAAAAAATAAATTGTATCTATGAAGGAGATAATTTAAAAATTGCTTTAAATGTAAGATATATACTTGATTATTTACTAACTATATCTGAATCTACAGTACTTGAAATGAAAATGTTTGATGAAAGAACACCAGTATTATTAAATGTTGAAAATAGTACTGAAAGTATATATTTAGTAGCACCTACACAAGTATAATGGTAATAGGGTATTCATTTTATGAATACCTTTTTTATTGATTAAAATTTTTAATAATAAATAAATTATTGACAAAATAAGTCGGGGGTGGGGATAATCTTATAGTAAAAAAATATTAGGGAGAAAAACATGAAAAAATAATATTATTAATAATCCTATACATAGGAATATTATCATTCCCAATAGAATTAACAGGACCAAACTATAGACTAGATCTAAATGTAGCAGCAGGATATAGACCTGATCCACATGATAGGAATAGACCATTGGAATTTAAAGGAGACTTCAATAATGTGGATATAGAAGTGGGCTTTTCACCAGAATGGACACTTAATATTAATAAAAACTTTGAAATAGTATTTGGACCAAAACTTACAGTAGTCCTATTTGTTTCTCATTATTTAAATATTAGTGATGAGCCTGAAAGAGAGATATTTTTTGGAATAAGCTCAGGAGCAAGAGTAGACTTTGATTATATAATAAAGAAGAATATTAAGCTATATGCAGCATTAGAAGCAGCAGCAACAGTTAGACCAGATATACATATTTCAAGTATTTCTAATGATGGAAAAAATATTCTATTAACTGTTCATCCAACAAAAGATTTGCTATAGGAACAAAAATAAAGAGATATAATGTAGGGTTATATACAGGATATGGATTTCATAAGGAATTAGTAGGTGGAATAGAAGTAGGGTATTCTTTTTAGTGTAGGAAGGGAGAAATAAGATGAAGAAAATAATATTAGTTCTATTAATAGGTATAACATCATTTAGTGCACCTATAACTAGACAGATAAATAGAAGAGTAAATGAAGTAAGAAAA
The genomic region above belongs to Streptobacillus moniliformis DSM 12112 and contains:
- a CDS encoding NAD(P)H-dependent glycerol-3-phosphate dehydrogenase, giving the protein MNILTIGGGSWGTALTYLLDNKGHKCFLWEYNEDYRKQIREKRENENFLKGFKLSESIEIIDDFNLVLENEDIDIILLATPTQFLRDTLNKLKDGMKKKYILVNVAKGIEISTGLTISKICEEILKDKEYEYVLLAGPTHAEEVVNNMPSVILSVSKNTQSAKIVQETFNNKSLRVYTGNDVIGSELGGAIKNCLAICAGICDGLGYGDNTKAALLTRGMNEIILIGSTLGANPLTFMGLTGLGDMIVTCTSKHSRNRYLGEQIGKGRKLEDIVSEMKMVSEGASTIKALYQIIKKNEIRTPIFTALYELLYENKDVSTLTQTFMERELRSEF
- the dnaN gene encoding DNA polymerase III subunit beta, with product MLNIRLNRKEFLKKIQIVENAIVDDKANGINSGIFIETLDDKLLLKAMGEGLYIKAEMPCEIVEKGEFIIKHKLMEEFLKQLDQEIIEIKEVNGKISIISGKSSSEFSIYEYEKRNEPYITNGLEFSFKREELLNDLERVKFAAYLNLDRLAVNCIRFEIDNLGLKFVASDAHRLIFLDKKFEEKANIETLSISIPLRSVNSLSKILKIMEDEVLTFKSEGTRILFKFKDVEILTKLVEMQYPDYKSLLNSVRNNKKALLNTRDLTSILKRVSVFVKDNNDKKDIAIFKFNDNQLEVVGSNDLAVSQEKINCIYEGDNLKIALNVRYILDYLLTISESTVLEMKMFDERTPVLLNVENSTESIYLVAPTQV
- a CDS encoding sigma-70 family RNA polymerase sigma factor, with the translated sequence MKNDKTNSSDNNINLISLYISDLQNHELLTSEEEVELFKRVREENDEQAKHLLILSNLRLVVSEAKKLLGNGMPLIDLISEGNLGLIKSIDKFDYTKGLRFSTYAVWWIKQTIKKSIVNLGRDIRIPSYKYEQLSKVNKVIESYQNEFGDIPTAEYIAEVLGMKPSKVVLLQNEFQEIISLNDAIGDNIFLEDVIGQSDNVEDDIIRNDQLSEMYNLFDKTLNPREKEILELRYGLANNKIHTLKEIGEKLSITRERVRQIEKKAITKLKKNLEEYKYMY
- the plsY gene encoding glycerol-3-phosphate 1-O-acyltransferase PlsY, coding for MFEVIILTVLAYLLGSIPNALWIGKIFKNIDVREYGSGNVGSTNAARVLGWKLGLFTLLLDVLKGSIFVIVAKKLNLDDIYLVLIGMAAILGHSYSIYLGFKGGKAVATSLGVFIILVPKVILLLLIVFIVIVFITQYVSLSSITCAFLLPILVYMLYNNVVYTIFGLFIAMIIIIRHKSNIINLINKKEAKFFDKANKK